The following are encoded together in the Methanosarcina flavescens genome:
- a CDS encoding ABC transporter ATP-binding protein, whose protein sequence is MTEESPIIELKNLTKIYKNGMEFRALDNANLKIKKGEFVAIVGPSGSGKSTLMHLIGLLDTPSLGTLLIDGRDVTKMSDKERSEMRNRMLGFVFQYHHLLPDFTAMENVAMPLLIAGKSRKEAKEIAGKLLKEVGLEDRMDHKPGELSGGQNQRVAVARALSCSPAIVLGDEPTGNLDTKTGNLIYDLLRRLNRQYNQTFIIVTHNEDLASKADRIIRLVDGKITDQ, encoded by the coding sequence ATGACTGAAGAAAGCCCAATTATCGAGCTTAAAAACCTAACAAAAATATATAAAAACGGAATGGAATTTCGCGCGCTCGACAATGCAAATCTGAAAATTAAGAAAGGAGAATTTGTAGCAATTGTCGGGCCATCGGGTTCAGGCAAAAGCACTCTTATGCACCTGATAGGCCTGCTCGACACTCCAAGTTTAGGGACACTCCTGATAGACGGCAGAGATGTAACGAAAATGTCGGATAAGGAGCGCTCCGAGATGCGGAACAGAATGCTCGGTTTTGTCTTCCAGTACCATCACCTGCTCCCGGATTTCACGGCAATGGAAAATGTAGCGATGCCACTCTTAATTGCGGGAAAAAGCAGGAAAGAAGCAAAAGAAATTGCCGGAAAACTTCTTAAGGAGGTTGGGCTTGAAGACCGGATGGATCATAAACCCGGTGAGCTTTCAGGAGGGCAGAACCAGAGGGTTGCAGTAGCAAGAGCACTGAGCTGCTCTCCTGCAATCGTGCTCGGGGACGAGCCTACAGGCAACCTTGATACAAAAACGGGTAACCTGATTTATGATCTGCTCAGACGGCTGAACAGGCAGTATAATCAGACCTTTATCATTGTTACTCATAACGAAGACCTGGCATCAAAAGCTGATAGGATTATCAGACTTGTGGATGGGAAAATTACAGATCAGTGA
- a CDS encoding sulfite exporter TauE/SafE family protein — translation MEKHWIEMTPADPLYLVILILTGAFTGVISGLLGVGGGFIMTPVQYWLLQETGLEPDIAIRIALGTSLFVILLNSISVALKYHEKHAVQWKQATLMGIIGSIFSFGGAAVASRLSALTLSTIFGIVVIIGALKTYVTPAVRKNGEISSNQTFYILAGVSIGFFSGLLGIGGGVIAIPIMLIFLHFDMRKAVGTSSAVIMFTSFGGSIGYIVNGIGQPGLPPYSLGYINLIDWFLLVVPGFLGARKGADIAHVVNPEHLKHFFVFLMIYVGLKMIGII, via the coding sequence ATGGAAAAACACTGGATTGAAATGACTCCTGCAGATCCTCTCTATCTTGTAATTTTAATTCTCACAGGTGCGTTTACAGGCGTTATCTCGGGCCTGCTTGGTGTGGGAGGGGGCTTTATTATGACTCCTGTCCAGTACTGGCTTTTGCAGGAAACCGGGCTGGAGCCTGATATAGCTATACGGATAGCTCTCGGCACAAGCCTTTTTGTAATCCTGTTGAACTCCATAAGCGTTGCTTTAAAATATCATGAAAAGCACGCAGTCCAGTGGAAACAGGCAACACTTATGGGAATCATAGGCTCGATTTTCAGTTTTGGGGGAGCGGCTGTAGCTTCCAGGCTATCAGCTTTAACCCTGAGCACAATTTTTGGAATCGTGGTCATAATAGGAGCGCTCAAAACCTATGTGACGCCTGCAGTTCGAAAAAATGGTGAAATAAGCTCTAATCAAACGTTTTATATTCTTGCCGGAGTTTCCATAGGCTTTTTCTCAGGGCTTCTTGGGATCGGTGGAGGAGTAATTGCAATTCCGATCATGCTTATTTTTCTGCATTTTGATATGCGAAAAGCCGTAGGAACTTCGTCTGCAGTAATAATGTTTACCTCTTTTGGAGGGTCGATAGGATATATAGTCAATGGTATAGGTCAGCCTGGGCTTCCTCCGTATTCTCTTGGATATATCAATCTCATTGACTGGTTTTTGCTTGTAGTCCCAGGATTTCTTGGAGCAAGAAAGGGGGCGGATATTGCCCATGTGGTAAACCCGGAACACTTGAAGCATTTCTTTGTGTTTCTCATGATCTACGTAGGGCTGAAAATGATAGGAATTATTTGA
- a CDS encoding DMT family transporter, translated as MTAVFNHHLELLIACIIYGTVGIYMQFLEEMSIGSIIFYRVLFGLSAILLYLAVTGNLNQLALKRKKNYLLLLGILYVLQMFSYYSSIRYLGASSAVLLLYTDPIYLTILAPLLLGEKNTGKTIFALFLGLIGVFYVTRPEGGFEQLEFGSDYLKGVLFGLAGGLFSSGVIISVRYLRDEYNGLTQLFWQSVISLFFLSPFAVSVPRNVLAENLPVLVLFGVLITGVGAVFYIRGVTGVNAITASILTLLEPVSCIFFDYTVLGNPIHSGMLTGCIFILAAAIVISLDDSVSLRKLFMWDIITFNKGDFVRRKPVLRAQNK; from the coding sequence ATGACTGCTGTTTTTAATCATCACCTGGAACTCTTAATCGCTTGCATAATTTACGGTACTGTCGGAATCTACATGCAATTCCTGGAAGAAATGTCCATAGGTTCGATTATTTTTTATAGAGTGCTATTCGGACTTTCAGCCATTCTGCTTTATCTGGCAGTTACCGGAAATTTAAATCAACTCGCACTGAAAAGAAAGAAAAATTACCTGCTCCTCCTCGGGATCCTATATGTTTTGCAAATGTTTTCATATTACTCATCAATTCGTTATTTAGGAGCTTCTTCAGCCGTTCTGCTTCTTTATACAGATCCTATTTATCTAACAATCCTTGCTCCCCTCCTGCTTGGAGAAAAAAACACAGGAAAAACCATCTTTGCACTTTTCCTGGGCTTGATAGGAGTTTTCTATGTAACAAGACCAGAAGGAGGTTTTGAACAGCTTGAATTTGGGAGTGATTATCTTAAGGGAGTGCTTTTCGGGCTTGCAGGAGGCCTTTTCAGCAGCGGTGTAATAATCTCAGTTCGTTACCTCAGAGATGAATATAATGGGCTCACCCAGCTCTTCTGGCAAAGTGTAATCAGCCTGTTCTTCCTTTCACCGTTTGCAGTTTCCGTTCCACGGAATGTGCTTGCTGAGAACCTTCCAGTCCTTGTACTCTTTGGGGTATTAATAACAGGCGTCGGGGCAGTGTTTTATATAAGGGGTGTAACAGGCGTGAACGCAATTACAGCCAGCATCCTTACTCTGCTTGAGCCGGTCTCCTGTATATTTTTTGATTACACTGTACTTGGAAACCCGATTCACAGCGGGATGCTTACTGGCTGCATTTTCATCCTTGCGGCAGCAATTGTTATAAGCCTGGACGACTCAGTATCTCTGAGAAAACTGTTTATGTGGGACATAATAACCTTCAACAAGGGGGATTTTGTCAGAAGAAAACCGGTTTTAAGAGCACAGAATAAGTAA
- a CDS encoding CDGSH iron-sulfur domain-containing protein — MGANEKKIMIKIIKDGPYRVTGGVPLLEQAIVTDDTGHTRELIDIKEYPRQNAYILCRCGSSNNKPYCDGAHRKTGFDGSETASRRPYLERAETFEGPDLKLTDVYELCDHSRFCQRSGGIRSLIQKSDDPEARQTAIEEAMICPSGRLVLWDKKTGRPFEKEFEPSIVLVYDKQKGCEGPLWVRGYIPIKSADGGMYESRNRITLCRCGKSENKPYCDGSHWMDNQQKLEFRKKWGLE, encoded by the coding sequence ATGGGAGCCAATGAGAAAAAAATTATGATTAAGATAATCAAAGATGGACCGTATCGGGTTACAGGTGGAGTACCGCTTCTCGAGCAGGCAATTGTCACAGACGACACTGGCCACACCAGAGAATTAATTGATATAAAGGAATACCCCCGGCAGAATGCCTATATCTTATGCCGCTGTGGTTCATCCAATAACAAGCCCTACTGTGATGGGGCCCATCGCAAGACCGGTTTTGATGGTAGCGAAACTGCCAGCAGAAGGCCTTACCTGGAAAGAGCGGAAACATTCGAGGGCCCTGATCTAAAACTCACTGATGTCTACGAGCTTTGCGATCATTCCCGTTTCTGCCAGCGGTCTGGCGGAATAAGGAGTCTTATACAAAAATCAGACGATCCGGAAGCCCGACAAACCGCCATAGAGGAAGCAATGATCTGCCCGTCTGGACGGCTGGTTCTGTGGGACAAGAAAACAGGCAGACCCTTTGAAAAAGAATTTGAACCATCTATTGTACTGGTTTACGATAAACAAAAAGGTTGTGAAGGCCCTCTTTGGGTTCGAGGCTATATCCCCATTAAATCTGCAGATGGTGGCATGTACGAATCCCGGAATAGAATAACCCTCTGTCGCTGCGGGAAGTCAGAAAACAAGCCCTACTGTGACGGCAGCCACTGGATGGACAACCAGCAAAAGCTGGAGTTCAGGAAGAAGTGGGGTCTGGAATGA
- a CDS encoding ABC transporter permease, whose translation MYELKIALRQVLSRRRQTFFAILAVALAVAVITVMMAMLSGFQAELVQSSIENNPHIVITPQDEEEEYIHLYRYNSARFVEKEGVIAVSPKYLGQAALEYRGNAEGISLQGIDPEAEDMVMRVSEDVIEGSFLSLAHTRHGIVLGDKLAENLEVQPGDRVDAIFPGAETTSFKVLGLIHTGTGADEVTAYARLDSVQHFFDEPGVVSTIGIRVADPYQAEAIAASIERESGFDAVSWLEANAEILNLLNTQKIFVNIFYLLIYGIAGFGIANTLITIVAQRTPEIGILKAMGASQKSIMTVFLFQSLILGAIGLLLGIVLGYVTTVALQNYEIEVPQEMYFGLQTLPLEVEPLNFLYAAIFAFIINIISGIYPARKAAKLDPVEAIESA comes from the coding sequence ATGTACGAACTGAAAATCGCTTTAAGGCAGGTTTTGTCCAGAAGAAGGCAAACTTTCTTTGCCATACTGGCAGTTGCCCTTGCAGTAGCCGTCATTACGGTAATGATGGCTATGCTTTCTGGCTTTCAGGCGGAGCTTGTACAGTCAAGCATTGAGAATAATCCGCATATTGTCATAACTCCTCAAGATGAGGAAGAAGAGTATATTCATCTTTACAGGTATAATTCAGCCCGGTTTGTGGAAAAAGAAGGAGTTATAGCGGTATCTCCTAAGTACCTTGGTCAGGCAGCCCTAGAATACAGGGGCAATGCTGAAGGAATTTCGCTTCAGGGAATTGACCCTGAGGCTGAAGATATGGTTATGCGAGTAAGCGAGGATGTAATAGAAGGAAGTTTCCTGTCGCTTGCCCATACAAGACATGGGATTGTGCTTGGAGACAAACTTGCAGAAAATCTTGAAGTCCAGCCCGGAGATCGTGTGGATGCGATTTTTCCAGGTGCGGAAACTACTTCCTTTAAAGTGCTGGGTCTTATTCATACCGGAACTGGTGCAGATGAGGTAACAGCCTATGCAAGGCTCGATTCGGTGCAGCATTTTTTTGATGAACCGGGCGTTGTGAGCACTATAGGCATCAGGGTTGCAGACCCATACCAGGCTGAGGCTATTGCAGCTTCAATTGAAAGGGAATCCGGGTTTGATGCTGTCAGCTGGCTTGAAGCAAATGCTGAAATCCTGAATCTTCTGAATACCCAGAAGATATTTGTAAACATATTCTATTTATTGATTTATGGAATAGCGGGTTTTGGGATAGCAAATACCCTGATTACAATTGTTGCCCAGAGAACCCCGGAAATCGGGATCCTGAAAGCTATGGGAGCTTCTCAGAAGAGCATAATGACAGTCTTTCTTTTCCAGTCCTTGATTCTCGGAGCAATAGGGCTTTTGCTCGGCATTGTTCTTGGCTACGTTACAACTGTAGCACTCCAGAACTACGAAATCGAGGTTCCGCAGGAAATGTATTTCGGGCTCCAAACCCTGCCTCTTGAAGTCGAGCCCCTTAACTTTTTATATGCGGCTATCTTCGCTTTCATAATCAATATAATTTCAGGCATCTACCCTGCTCGGAAAGCTGCAAAACTCGATCCTGTAGAAGCTATTGAGAGCGCTTGA
- a CDS encoding adenosylcobalamin-dependent ribonucleoside-diphosphate reductase, with the protein MWETEEGLDFLASETLKARYLLEGEKDWNDICERVAKAIAITEEEYLEFKDLIIKKIFLPSSPTLMNAGTEFGQLAACFVIPVEDSVEVIFDSIKTAALIQKTGGGTGFDFSKIRSGCSSGSCADKEESGPVAVMKLFNEATEIVKRFGKRRGANMGILDISHNDILSFIRAKRVEGELSNFNISVMIPDAFMELVEADRVDEVWNRQTGLTVGQIFSEIVEGIWRNGEPGVLFYDRINRDNFTPSLGDISATNPCGEEPLLPFESCNLGSINLSLFVVDGKVNWDFLREVAGKALRFLDNEIDKNAYPVPEIEAATKKTRKVGLGVMGFHDMLLKLGLPYDSQEALELAEKITEQITWAAIRESRKLAAEKGPFPEFEDSTWELPMRNAALTAIAPTGTISILASCSSGIEPVFSWVYRRAQLSGRKFRLVHPLFKAHFKSKLTETDYNWLLEHVYKYGTLQNVEKPELVSEEEKRLFRSALDIDWKAHIDVQAAFQKHCHGGISKTINMPHYAGKEDIKQALIYAWRHGLKGLTIYRTGSRQYVVLSLQKS; encoded by the coding sequence GTGTGGGAAACAGAAGAAGGATTGGATTTTCTGGCTAGTGAAACCCTTAAAGCCAGATATCTGCTTGAGGGGGAAAAGGATTGGAATGATATTTGTGAGAGAGTTGCAAAGGCAATAGCAATAACTGAGGAAGAGTATCTGGAGTTTAAAGACCTAATCATCAAAAAGATCTTTCTTCCGAGCTCTCCCACGCTCATGAATGCGGGCACAGAATTCGGACAGCTTGCAGCCTGTTTTGTAATTCCCGTTGAGGACAGCGTTGAGGTGATCTTTGATTCGATCAAAACCGCAGCCCTGATCCAAAAAACTGGAGGAGGCACAGGTTTTGATTTTTCAAAAATACGCTCTGGCTGTTCTTCCGGCTCCTGTGCGGATAAAGAAGAGAGCGGCCCTGTAGCCGTCATGAAACTTTTCAATGAGGCAACTGAAATCGTAAAGCGATTTGGAAAACGCCGGGGAGCCAATATGGGCATCCTTGATATTTCCCACAATGACATTCTTTCTTTTATCAGGGCAAAACGTGTAGAGGGAGAATTAAGCAATTTCAATATCTCGGTCATGATTCCTGACGCTTTCATGGAACTCGTTGAGGCTGATAGGGTCGATGAAGTCTGGAACAGACAGACAGGTCTGACGGTTGGGCAGATCTTTTCTGAAATTGTTGAGGGAATCTGGAGAAACGGCGAACCTGGAGTTCTTTTTTATGACCGCATAAATAGAGACAATTTCACGCCCTCACTTGGCGACATCTCGGCTACCAATCCTTGCGGGGAAGAACCGCTTCTGCCATTTGAATCCTGCAACCTTGGTAGCATTAATCTTTCCCTTTTCGTTGTTGACGGAAAAGTAAACTGGGATTTTCTAAGGGAAGTAGCCGGAAAAGCTCTTCGTTTCCTGGATAATGAGATTGACAAGAATGCATATCCTGTACCAGAGATCGAGGCTGCAACAAAAAAGACCCGGAAAGTAGGGCTTGGGGTAATGGGTTTCCATGATATGCTTTTGAAGCTTGGGTTGCCTTATGACTCCCAGGAAGCTCTTGAGCTTGCGGAAAAAATTACGGAACAGATTACCTGGGCTGCAATTCGGGAATCCAGAAAACTCGCTGCGGAAAAAGGACCTTTTCCGGAATTTGAGGACTCCACATGGGAACTTCCGATGAGAAATGCAGCATTAACTGCGATCGCCCCAACAGGCACAATTAGCATTCTTGCCAGTTGCTCTTCAGGAATTGAACCAGTTTTCAGCTGGGTATACAGGCGAGCTCAGCTCTCAGGCAGGAAATTTAGACTTGTTCATCCTTTGTTTAAAGCACACTTTAAATCAAAACTGACCGAGACTGATTATAACTGGCTTCTTGAGCACGTCTATAAGTACGGTACCCTGCAGAACGTGGAAAAACCTGAACTCGTAAGTGAAGAAGAAAAGCGGCTCTTCAGGTCAGCCCTTGACATTGATTGGAAGGCTCATATTGATGTGCAGGCGGCATTTCAAAAGCACTGTCACGGCGGTATTTCGAAAACTATCAATATGCCTCATTATGCAGGAAAAGAGGATATTAAGCAGGCTCTGATTTATGCCTGGAGACATGGACTCAAAGGACTTACCATCTACAGGACAGGAAGCAGGCAGTATGTGGTTCTCAGCCTGCAAAAATCTTAA
- the eno gene encoding phosphopyruvate hydratase gives MSYIGLQQDSGEYKIQKIHAREILDSRGNPTIEVDVFTPKGFGRASVPSGASTGTNEALELRDEDPNRYGGKGVLTAVKNVNTIIQKELLGLDVRNQREIDELMIELDETDNKSNLGANAILGVSMAVAKAAADSLNIPLYRYFGGSNAFTLPVPTMNVLNGGKHAGNELAIQEFMIQPKGAETFYEAIQMGAEIYHVLGKLLEKKYGRSSTNVGYEGGYAPKMSESIEALDALIQAIEEAGYTDTEVTIGLDAAASEFYEDELYTIDGKKLTAPELMDYYIELVNTYPILSIEDPFYEEAFEDFEALTNELWDTIIVGDDLFVTNIERLSKGVDMGAGNALLLKINQIGTLSEAFDAASMASRNGYTVIVSHRSAETEDTTISDLSVAIGAEMIKTGAPARGERTAKYNQLLRIEEDLGEVAHYVQL, from the coding sequence ATGTCATATATCGGTCTACAGCAGGATTCTGGAGAATATAAGATCCAAAAGATACATGCTCGGGAGATCCTGGATTCAAGGGGAAATCCCACAATTGAAGTTGATGTGTTTACACCGAAGGGATTTGGCAGAGCCAGTGTTCCTTCAGGGGCTTCTACTGGTACGAATGAAGCCCTTGAACTGCGGGATGAAGACCCTAACAGGTACGGAGGAAAAGGGGTTCTCACTGCAGTAAAGAATGTGAATACCATCATCCAGAAGGAACTGCTGGGGCTTGATGTCCGAAATCAGCGGGAAATCGATGAGCTGATGATCGAGCTCGACGAGACCGATAATAAATCAAACCTTGGGGCAAATGCAATCCTTGGAGTATCCATGGCTGTTGCAAAAGCCGCTGCCGATTCTCTCAATATTCCTCTCTACCGTTATTTCGGAGGCTCAAACGCCTTCACTCTGCCAGTGCCGACAATGAATGTCCTTAACGGCGGCAAGCACGCAGGCAATGAGCTTGCAATTCAGGAATTCATGATTCAGCCCAAAGGTGCTGAAACCTTTTATGAAGCTATCCAGATGGGGGCAGAAATCTATCATGTGCTCGGAAAACTGCTGGAAAAGAAATATGGCAGATCTTCCACCAATGTAGGCTATGAAGGAGGATATGCTCCCAAAATGAGTGAGTCAATCGAAGCCCTTGATGCTCTTATCCAGGCTATTGAGGAAGCAGGCTACACCGATACCGAGGTTACTATAGGGCTTGATGCTGCAGCTTCCGAATTTTATGAAGATGAGCTCTACACTATTGACGGAAAAAAGCTCACTGCTCCAGAACTGATGGACTACTATATTGAACTTGTGAATACCTATCCAATCCTCTCAATTGAAGACCCTTTCTATGAGGAAGCCTTTGAGGATTTCGAAGCTCTAACCAATGAGCTCTGGGACACAATTATTGTTGGTGACGACCTTTTTGTTACAAACATTGAAAGGCTTTCAAAAGGCGTTGATATGGGAGCAGGAAATGCCCTTCTTTTAAAGATCAACCAGATCGGAACACTTTCCGAGGCTTTTGATGCCGCAAGCATGGCTTCCAGGAACGGCTATACCGTAATAGTAAGCCACCGTTCCGCTGAGACCGAAGACACCACAATCTCAGACCTTTCAGTTGCTATCGGCGCAGAAATGATCAAGACCGGTGCCCCAGCCCGTGGAGAGAGGACTGCAAAGTATAACCAGCTTCTCAGAATCGAGGAAGACCTGGGCGAAGTTGCACATTATGTGCAACTCTAA
- a CDS encoding APC family permease, whose product MKMIELEKTISFSRGMGLAVCMLIGTGILALPGLALDAGTVHEAILGWFLIAIAAVPLIAICSRLGLRFPSTAGLAGYSEEAVGPWGGYAVSYLVGGSFFFGLPAVALIGSEYMGQLFQLSGVETALFAVLLVTLMFLSNLAGMKVISMINYAALAVLLLLISLLIAFNLNFLGSGLEIASEAVNGGGKLDLNNIWRVAALLFWAFLGWENLSFSLGEIKDPEKNVPRLYWLSFVLVTSIYLVLALISAGASASGTTLEGAAGLSSLVFFAPGGDLLIWLMVIVIAANACSWNFTASRLLYAGGRTGIFPEIFGKLSAGNIPVYSLVGLYILSIILICGSDLLKIPVSAMMLLVNQNFVFLYAFIIIAYWKTETGWQKWIFSVFSLLSLSFLISGFTWKVTYPIFLIGLGYFRYLRSINKVPVSRTPVPRVPASGSSESRNPVSGK is encoded by the coding sequence ATGAAAATGATAGAACTTGAAAAAACAATTTCCTTCAGTCGGGGTATGGGGCTTGCAGTCTGCATGCTTATAGGGACAGGCATTCTGGCATTGCCAGGACTGGCGCTTGATGCAGGCACGGTACATGAAGCGATCCTGGGCTGGTTCCTTATAGCCATTGCAGCAGTCCCTCTTATTGCAATTTGTTCCCGCCTTGGCTTGAGATTTCCTTCGACAGCCGGGCTTGCAGGATATTCTGAAGAGGCTGTGGGACCCTGGGGAGGATATGCAGTTTCCTATCTTGTAGGGGGCTCATTCTTTTTCGGGCTTCCTGCGGTTGCCCTTATAGGCAGCGAGTATATGGGGCAGCTTTTCCAGCTATCCGGGGTAGAAACTGCGCTTTTTGCGGTCCTGCTTGTAACCCTGATGTTTCTTTCCAACCTGGCGGGAATGAAGGTTATTTCCATGATCAATTATGCAGCTCTGGCTGTGCTTCTCCTGCTTATCAGCCTGCTAATAGCCTTTAATCTTAATTTTCTGGGCTCAGGGCTCGAGATTGCCAGCGAGGCTGTTAACGGCGGAGGGAAACTAGACCTGAATAACATCTGGAGAGTTGCAGCCCTGCTTTTCTGGGCTTTTCTGGGCTGGGAAAATCTCTCATTCTCTCTGGGAGAGATAAAAGATCCTGAAAAAAACGTTCCACGCCTGTACTGGCTGAGTTTTGTTCTTGTGACCTCTATTTACCTTGTGCTTGCCCTTATCAGCGCGGGAGCCAGTGCCTCAGGCACAACCCTTGAGGGTGCAGCCGGGCTTTCCAGCCTTGTATTTTTTGCGCCTGGAGGAGATCTGCTTATCTGGCTCATGGTAATAGTTATTGCAGCCAATGCCTGTTCCTGGAATTTTACTGCAAGCCGCCTGCTCTATGCAGGAGGCAGGACAGGCATCTTCCCTGAAATCTTTGGAAAACTTTCAGCAGGGAATATTCCTGTATACAGCCTGGTTGGACTGTATATTCTTTCAATCATCCTGATTTGCGGAAGCGATCTCCTCAAAATTCCCGTATCAGCCATGATGCTGCTCGTAAACCAGAACTTCGTTTTCCTCTACGCCTTCATTATAATCGCTTACTGGAAAACCGAAACAGGCTGGCAGAAATGGATCTTTTCAGTTTTTTCATTACTATCCTTGAGTTTTTTAATCTCAGGGTTTACCTGGAAGGTTACATATCCAATCTTTCTGATTGGCTTAGGTTATTTCAGGTATCTCAGAAGCATAAACAAGGTTCCTGTATCCAGAACCCCTGTACCGAGAGTCCCTGCATCAGGAAGTTCTGAATCCAGAAATCCTGTATCAGGAAAATAA
- a CDS encoding PPC domain-containing DNA-binding protein — translation MEYAKGRIGRVFTVRIDHGDDLILELIKLAELENIESAVFMLLGALKEANLVTGPKENKTPPEPVWFSFDDAHEILGIGDIFLKDGKPKIHLHAGAGRGDNTKLGCLRGESEVFMVIEAFVFELEGISARRIADEEQGFAPVDFERVSDLE, via the coding sequence ATGGAATACGCAAAAGGAAGAATAGGCAGGGTGTTTACTGTCAGGATAGATCATGGGGATGACCTGATTCTGGAGCTGATTAAACTTGCTGAACTGGAGAACATAGAATCTGCTGTCTTTATGCTACTGGGAGCATTAAAAGAAGCAAATCTTGTTACGGGCCCGAAAGAAAATAAAACCCCTCCGGAACCTGTATGGTTCAGTTTTGATGACGCCCACGAGATCCTGGGAATAGGAGACATTTTTTTAAAGGATGGAAAACCGAAGATCCACCTGCATGCAGGTGCAGGTAGAGGAGATAACACAAAACTTGGGTGCTTGAGAGGTGAGAGTGAAGTTTTTATGGTAATTGAGGCTTTCGTTTTCGAGCTGGAGGGCATTTCTGCCAGAAGAATTGCAGATGAAGAGCAGGGTTTTGCTCCTGTGGATTTTGAGCGGGTCTCAGACCTGGAATAA
- a CDS encoding DMT family transporter, whose amino-acid sequence MPVQESSLKPHFEVITGSIIYGTIGVFLNMTEDMSAGSLLFSRLFFGFFIILFYLLLNREIEQLRPRKRRKYLLLLGFSNAVTGICYFSSIQYSGVSVAVLLLYTAPIYVNILAPPILGERRSSNSFLSLLLAITGILLIARPGEILIDTGSDFQKGLIFGLLSGLSFGVTIITIRYLRNDYTGIAQTFWLTGISLLFTLPAALATPPDVFVKNLGVLFIFGLTITLAAVIYLKGISGVKAQTGSILALMEPVSGIFFDVTVLKTPLHISTFLGCGLILAAAYIVSRKDR is encoded by the coding sequence ATGCCTGTGCAGGAAAGTTCATTAAAACCGCATTTTGAAGTTATAACTGGCAGCATAATTTACGGTACTATAGGGGTTTTTCTGAATATGACTGAAGATATGTCAGCAGGATCCCTCCTTTTCTCCAGGCTCTTTTTTGGCTTCTTTATCATTCTCTTTTACCTGTTGCTCAACAGAGAGATCGAACAGCTCAGACCTAGAAAGAGAAGAAAGTACCTATTGCTCCTTGGCTTTTCGAATGCAGTAACAGGCATATGTTATTTTTCATCTATCCAATATAGTGGAGTCTCGGTAGCTGTCCTTCTGCTTTATACGGCTCCAATATACGTTAATATACTAGCTCCACCCATTCTCGGGGAGCGTAGAAGCAGCAACAGCTTTCTATCCCTCCTGCTTGCAATCACGGGAATTTTATTGATCGCCCGACCGGGAGAGATTCTGATTGATACAGGTTCTGACTTCCAGAAAGGGCTTATATTCGGACTGCTATCAGGGCTATCATTTGGTGTGACTATAATAACAATCCGGTATCTCAGGAACGACTACACAGGAATAGCTCAGACTTTCTGGCTGACAGGAATAAGCCTTCTCTTTACACTGCCAGCCGCACTCGCCACCCCACCTGACGTTTTCGTTAAAAATCTAGGAGTCCTGTTTATCTTCGGCTTAACAATTACCCTTGCGGCTGTAATCTACCTTAAAGGGATCTCAGGAGTCAAGGCACAGACAGGAAGTATTCTTGCCCTAATGGAGCCTGTTTCCGGAATTTTCTTTGATGTGACGGTCCTTAAAACCCCTCTCCATATCTCGACTTTTCTGGGCTGCGGTCTGATCCTTGCAGCAGCGTATATTGTAAGTAGAAAAGATAGATAG